One region of Pseudomonas alvandae genomic DNA includes:
- a CDS encoding lipopolysaccharide biosynthesis protein produces the protein MSNNHFLQLSNVAIRGLTLASKFLLIFFLARFLEPAELGIYGLLTATVGYSLYLLGFDFYTYSTRELLKRGREEWGGVIKAQAALTVLLYAIFLPLLSLIFVEDLLPMSVIGWFFALLILEHLTQELGRLLVAVSDQLYASLMLFFRSGVWAVLVTGLMFVMPEARDLNVVFGAWAVGGGIALLLGICRIKRMRLDGWRQEVDWAWIIKGLKIAFALLVATLAIRGLFTLDRYWFQALAGMEVLGAYVLFTGISMALISFLDAGVFAFIYPDLISSYQRSDGDGFRRSFRKLLLQTAALSGLFAMVGLLAIGHLLDWLGKPLYAEQQGLFVWILLATVLYALGMVPHYGLYAQGRDRPIIHSHIASLLIFVLATWIFAQYRPQLAVPLGLCISFFFILCWKAWSFHRLTPAPYRLFQS, from the coding sequence ATGTCCAATAATCACTTCTTGCAACTGTCCAACGTAGCGATTCGCGGCTTGACGTTAGCCAGCAAATTCTTACTTATCTTTTTTCTTGCCCGATTTCTCGAGCCGGCTGAGCTGGGTATCTATGGCTTGCTGACGGCAACGGTGGGATATTCCTTATATCTCTTGGGTTTCGATTTCTATACCTACAGTACCCGTGAGCTGCTCAAGCGAGGTCGCGAGGAATGGGGTGGGGTGATCAAAGCCCAAGCCGCTTTGACCGTGCTCCTCTACGCGATTTTCCTGCCACTGTTGAGTTTGATCTTTGTTGAAGATCTGTTGCCGATGAGCGTTATCGGTTGGTTTTTTGCGCTGCTGATACTCGAGCATCTTACTCAGGAGCTAGGTCGTTTGTTGGTTGCGGTGTCGGATCAGCTCTATGCCAGTCTCATGCTGTTTTTTCGCTCAGGAGTCTGGGCGGTCCTGGTCACTGGGCTGATGTTTGTCATGCCTGAGGCCCGAGACCTTAACGTCGTATTTGGGGCTTGGGCAGTGGGTGGGGGGATAGCTCTGCTTCTAGGTATTTGCAGAATCAAGCGTATGAGGCTCGACGGATGGCGACAGGAGGTAGATTGGGCTTGGATCATTAAAGGGCTGAAGATAGCCTTTGCGCTCCTGGTTGCGACGTTAGCGATTCGAGGCCTCTTCACACTGGATCGATACTGGTTTCAAGCATTGGCGGGTATGGAGGTGTTGGGCGCTTATGTCCTGTTTACGGGCATCAGCATGGCGCTAATTTCGTTCCTTGATGCTGGTGTATTTGCGTTTATTTACCCTGATTTGATCAGTTCGTACCAGCGGTCCGATGGCGACGGGTTTCGCCGGAGCTTTCGCAAGCTACTCCTTCAGACTGCGGCCCTTTCAGGGCTTTTTGCGATGGTTGGATTGCTGGCGATAGGTCACCTGTTGGATTGGCTTGGTAAGCCGCTCTATGCTGAACAGCAAGGCTTATTCGTCTGGATCCTGCTGGCTACGGTATTATATGCGCTAGGCATGGTTCCGCATTATGGTTTGTACGCCCAAGGGCGTGACAGGCCTATCATCCATAGCCACATTGCCAGTTTGCTAATATTCGTTCTGGCTACCTGGATTTTCGCGCAGTACCGGCCGCAGCTGGCTGTGCCGCTGGGGTTGTGCATCAGTTTCTTTTTCATCCTGTGTTGGAAGGCTTGGAGTTTCCATCGCCTGACTCCGGCGCCTTATCGTTTATTTCAATCCTGA
- a CDS encoding LPS O-antigen chain length determinant protein WzzB — translation MQDNRIAVRDEDEIDLIALARGLWAQKWLIIAITLLVTAGAAAYAFLSKPVYEAKLFIMPPTQNGIAELNYGRGKSTELEPYSIKHVYDVFARNLQGESLRQNFFNQVYLPSLDESQRKGALDRLYDRFSRELVVKGPGKDTPDRFSVTVQNGDPVKATEWAKAYVVRASEAAESELIKNVTTEASVRARNLEQRITSLRETAQRVREDRIQQLREALKIAQAIGLTTPTINSSAAVDITVDTGNKMDYQRGSKALAAEIQMLESRASDDAFISDLRTLQMRYNFYRKLNIDPELISVYRQDGSVEVPESPVKPRKGLILVLGFVAGLIIGGFFALIRYVISRDKAIQL, via the coding sequence ATGCAAGATAATCGTATTGCAGTGCGCGACGAAGATGAAATCGACCTGATCGCCCTCGCACGTGGGCTTTGGGCTCAAAAGTGGTTGATCATCGCCATAACTCTTTTGGTTACTGCTGGTGCCGCTGCTTACGCGTTTCTCAGCAAACCTGTCTATGAAGCAAAGCTTTTTATTATGCCGCCGACTCAGAATGGGATCGCTGAGTTGAACTATGGGCGTGGGAAAAGTACCGAGCTGGAACCCTATTCCATCAAGCATGTTTACGATGTGTTTGCTCGTAACTTGCAAGGTGAGTCTCTTCGTCAGAACTTTTTCAATCAAGTTTATCTTCCTTCGCTGGATGAATCGCAGCGAAAGGGCGCTCTCGATCGTCTGTATGATCGGTTCTCGCGCGAGCTGGTGGTGAAGGGGCCGGGCAAGGATACGCCGGATCGTTTCTCGGTGACCGTTCAAAACGGCGATCCGGTGAAGGCGACTGAATGGGCCAAGGCCTACGTGGTAAGGGCCAGCGAGGCTGCGGAGTCGGAGTTGATCAAGAACGTGACGACTGAAGCTTCGGTAAGAGCGCGTAATCTTGAGCAGCGGATTACCAGCTTGCGGGAGACTGCGCAGCGGGTGCGTGAGGATCGGATTCAGCAGTTGCGCGAAGCGCTGAAGATTGCTCAAGCGATTGGTCTGACTACGCCGACTATTAATTCGTCTGCGGCTGTGGATATTACCGTTGATACGGGTAATAAAATGGATTACCAGCGTGGGAGTAAGGCGTTGGCGGCTGAAATTCAAATGTTAGAGTCCAGGGCTTCGGATGATGCATTTATATCGGATTTGCGGACGTTGCAAATGCGATATAACTTTTATCGTAAGTTGAATATTGATCCTGAGCTTATTTCGGTTTATCGCCAGGATGGTAGTGTTGAGGTTCCGGAGAGCCCGGTTAAACCGAGGAAGGGTTTGATTCTGGTGTTGGGGTTCGTTGCGGGCTTGATAATAGGCGGTTTTTTTGCTCTGATCAGATATGTCATAAGTCGTGATAAAGCTATCCAGCTTTAA
- a CDS encoding lipopolysaccharide assembly protein LapA domain-containing protein, with product MRNFRRLALVVLAVLVASAIVLFSLENNQPVALLFLGWSAPQLPVSVFVLLALLCGMMIGPLLAWIAGRGRRLK from the coding sequence ATGCGGAACTTTAGGCGCCTGGCGCTTGTCGTACTTGCGGTGCTCGTGGCTTCGGCTATCGTACTGTTCTCGCTTGAAAACAATCAGCCTGTCGCATTGTTGTTTCTCGGATGGTCGGCACCGCAACTTCCTGTTTCGGTTTTTGTCTTGCTAGCGCTTCTCTGTGGAATGATGATTGGCCCCCTTTTGGCGTGGATCGCCGGGAGAGGTCGGCGGCTGAAATAA
- the ihfB gene encoding integration host factor subunit beta, with protein sequence MTKSELIERIVTHQGLLSSKDVELAIKTMLEQMSQCLATGDRIEIRGFGSFSLHYRAPRVGRNPKTGQSVSLDGKFVPHFKPGKELRDRVNEDEDDDV encoded by the coding sequence ATGACGAAGTCGGAGTTGATCGAACGGATTGTCACCCATCAAGGGCTGCTCTCGTCCAAGGATGTGGAGCTGGCCATCAAGACCATGCTCGAACAAATGTCCCAATGCCTGGCCACTGGAGATCGTATCGAAATCCGTGGGTTCGGCAGCTTTTCCCTGCATTACCGCGCCCCGCGAGTGGGTCGCAACCCGAAAACCGGCCAATCGGTCAGCCTCGATGGAAAATTTGTACCTCACTTCAAGCCGGGCAAAGAGCTGCGAGACCGGGTGAATGAGGATGAGGATGACGACGTCTGA
- the rpsA gene encoding 30S ribosomal protein S1: MSESFAELFEESLKTLNLQAGSIITGVIVDIDYQARWVTVHAGLKSEALIPLEQFYNDAGELNINVGDEVHVALDSVEDGFGETKLSREKAKRAECWIVLEAAFAAEEVVKGVINGKVKGGFTVDVNGIRAFLPGSLVDVRPVRDTTHLEGKELEFKVIKLDQKRNNVVVSRRSVLEAENSAEREALLESLQEGQQVKGIVKNLTDYGAFVDLGGVDGLLHITDMAWKRIKHPSEIVNVGDEIDVKVLKYDRERNRVSLGLKQLGEDPWVAIKARYPEGTRVTARVTNLTDYGCFAELEEGVEGLVHVSEMDWTNKNIHPSKVVQVGDEVEVMVLDIDEERRRISLGIKQCKSNPWEDFSGQFNKGDKISGTIKSITDFGIFIGLDGGIDGLVHLSDISWNEVGEEAVRRFKKGDELDTVILSVDPERERISLGIKQLESDPFSEYVQENDKGAIVKGIVKEVDAKGAIITLADDIEATLKASEISRDRVEDARNVLKEGEEVEAKIISVDRKSRVIQLSIKSKDDAEEKEAIQSLRDKPATDIAAGPTTLGDLLRAQMEKQN; this comes from the coding sequence ATGAGCGAAAGCTTTGCGGAACTCTTTGAAGAAAGCTTGAAAACCCTGAACCTTCAGGCAGGCTCCATCATCACCGGCGTTATCGTTGATATCGATTACCAGGCTCGCTGGGTAACCGTTCACGCTGGTCTGAAGTCTGAAGCGCTGATCCCGCTTGAGCAGTTCTACAACGACGCTGGCGAACTGAACATCAACGTTGGTGACGAAGTTCACGTAGCGTTGGATTCGGTTGAAGATGGCTTCGGTGAAACCAAGCTGTCCCGTGAAAAAGCCAAGCGTGCTGAATGCTGGATCGTTCTGGAAGCGGCCTTCGCAGCTGAGGAAGTGGTCAAGGGCGTTATCAACGGTAAGGTTAAAGGCGGCTTCACTGTCGACGTTAACGGCATCCGTGCGTTCCTGCCAGGTTCCCTGGTTGACGTCCGTCCAGTGCGCGACACCACGCACCTGGAAGGCAAAGAGCTGGAATTCAAGGTCATCAAGCTGGACCAGAAGCGCAACAACGTTGTCGTTTCCCGTCGCAGTGTCCTGGAAGCCGAGAACTCCGCCGAGCGTGAAGCTCTGCTGGAATCGCTGCAGGAAGGCCAGCAGGTCAAGGGTATCGTCAAGAACCTCACCGATTACGGCGCATTCGTCGATCTGGGTGGCGTCGATGGCCTGCTGCACATCACCGACATGGCCTGGAAGCGTATCAAGCATCCTTCGGAAATCGTCAACGTTGGCGACGAGATCGATGTCAAGGTTCTGAAGTACGATCGCGAGCGCAATCGTGTTTCCCTGGGCCTCAAGCAACTGGGTGAAGATCCATGGGTCGCTATCAAAGCCCGTTACCCAGAAGGCACCCGCGTCACCGCTCGTGTTACCAACCTGACTGACTACGGCTGCTTCGCTGAGCTGGAAGAAGGCGTTGAAGGCCTGGTACACGTTTCCGAAATGGACTGGACCAACAAGAACATCCACCCTTCGAAAGTCGTACAAGTCGGCGACGAAGTGGAAGTCATGGTCCTGGACATCGACGAAGAGCGTCGTCGTATCTCCCTCGGCATCAAGCAGTGCAAGTCCAACCCATGGGAAGACTTCTCTGGCCAGTTCAACAAGGGCGATAAAATCTCCGGCACCATCAAGTCGATCACCGATTTCGGTATCTTCATTGGTCTGGACGGCGGCATCGACGGCCTGGTTCACCTGTCCGACATCTCCTGGAACGAAGTGGGCGAAGAAGCCGTACGCCGCTTCAAGAAGGGCGACGAGCTGGACACCGTTATCCTGTCGGTTGACCCTGAGCGCGAGCGCATCTCCCTGGGTATCAAGCAACTGGAAAGCGATCCGTTCTCCGAGTACGTTCAAGAGAACGACAAAGGCGCAATCGTTAAGGGCATCGTGAAAGAAGTTGACGCCAAAGGCGCCATCATCACCCTGGCCGACGATATCGAAGCGACTCTGAAAGCCTCCGAAATCAGCCGTGACCGCGTTGAAGACGCGCGCAACGTCCTGAAAGAAGGCGAAGAAGTAGAAGCCAAGATCATCAGCGTTGACCGCAAGAGCCGCGTAATCCAGCTCTCCATCAAGTCGAAAGACGATGCTGAAGAGAAAGAAGCAATCCAGAGCCTGCGCGACAAGCCAGCCACTGACATTGCTGCTGGTCCTACCACTCTGGGCGACCTGCTGCGTGCACAGATGGAAAAGCAGAACTGA
- the cmk gene encoding (d)CMP kinase, giving the protein MNIKAPVITIDGPSGSGKGTIAGMLAKQLGWNLLDSGALYRLLAFAAANHGVDLTNEELLKALAAHLDVQFIAATDGQLQRIILEGDEVSDVIRTESVGAGASQVAALPAVREALLQRQRAFQEPPGLVADGRDMGTVVFTDAPLKIFLTASAEERARRRYLQLKGKGEDVSLSSLLDEIRARDERDTLRAVAPLKPAADAIQLDSTELSIDQVLQRIMSEIALRDIAG; this is encoded by the coding sequence GTGAACATCAAGGCACCGGTCATCACCATCGATGGCCCAAGCGGATCGGGCAAGGGCACCATCGCCGGCATGCTGGCCAAGCAACTGGGCTGGAATCTGCTCGATTCCGGTGCCCTGTATCGCTTGCTGGCCTTCGCAGCCGCCAACCATGGCGTCGACCTGACCAACGAAGAGCTGCTCAAGGCCCTGGCCGCGCATCTGGACGTGCAATTCATCGCCGCCACCGATGGCCAGTTGCAGCGAATCATCCTCGAAGGTGACGAAGTCAGTGATGTCATTCGCACCGAAAGCGTCGGCGCCGGGGCTTCCCAGGTCGCCGCGCTGCCGGCGGTGCGCGAGGCATTGCTCCAGCGCCAACGGGCATTCCAGGAACCGCCGGGGCTGGTGGCGGATGGCCGGGACATGGGCACGGTGGTGTTCACCGATGCGCCATTGAAGATTTTCCTCACCGCCAGCGCGGAGGAGCGGGCTCGTCGCCGATATTTGCAGTTGAAGGGCAAAGGCGAGGATGTTAGTCTGTCGAGTCTGCTAGATGAGATCCGTGCACGCGACGAGCGTGATACCCTGCGCGCAGTGGCCCCGCTAAAGCCGGCGGCCGATGCGATACAGCTGGATTCCACGGAGTTGTCCATCGACCAGGTGTTGCAACGCATCATGAGCGAGATCGCGCTTCGCGATATCGCCGGGTGA
- a CDS encoding bifunctional prephenate dehydrogenase/3-phosphoshikimate 1-carboxyvinyltransferase has product MIGRLVVVGLGLIGGSFAKGLRESGLCREVVGVDLDPQSRKLAVELGVVDRCEDDLLLACQGADVIQLAVPILAMEKLLARLAGMDLGQAILTDVGSAKGNVVRAATEAFGGMPARFVPGHPIAGSEQSGVEASNAELFRRHKVILTPLDQTDPAALAVVDRLWRELGADVEHMQVERHDEVLAATSHLPHLLAFGLVDSLAKRNENLEIFRYAAGGFRDFTRIAGSDPVMWHDIFLANREAVLRTLDTFRSDLDALRDAVDAGDGHQLLGVFTRARVAREHFSKILARRAYVDAMNSNDLIFLAQPGGSLSGRIRVPGDKSISHRSIMLGSLAEGVTEVEGFLEGEDALATLQAFRDMGVVIEGPHHGRVTIHGVGLHGLKPAPGPIYLGNSGTSMRLLSGLLAAQDFDSTLTGDASLSKRPMNRVANPLREMGAVIETAAEGRPPMTIRGGNKLKGLTYTMPMASAQVKSCLLLAGLYAEGKTTVTEPAPTRDHTERMLRGFGYPVTVDGATASVESGNKLTATHIEVPGDISSSAFFLVAASIAEGSDLVLEHVGINPTRTGVIDILRLMGADITLENQREVGGEPVADLRVRAAKLKGIEIPEALVPLAIDEFPVLFVAAACAEGRTVLTGAEELRVKESDRIQVMADGLLALGVKCEPTPDGIIIDGGQIGGGEVHGHGDHRIAMAFSVASLRASAPIRIHDCANVATSFPNFLALCAQVGIRVAQEAQS; this is encoded by the coding sequence ATGATCGGTCGCCTGGTGGTGGTCGGCCTGGGGTTGATTGGCGGCTCGTTCGCCAAGGGCCTACGTGAAAGCGGGCTGTGCCGTGAAGTCGTCGGGGTCGACCTTGATCCGCAATCGCGCAAGCTTGCTGTAGAGCTGGGCGTGGTCGATCGCTGTGAAGACGACTTGCTGCTCGCTTGCCAGGGGGCGGACGTTATCCAGCTGGCGGTGCCGATCCTGGCCATGGAGAAACTGCTGGCCCGATTGGCTGGGATGGATCTCGGGCAAGCGATTCTCACTGATGTGGGTAGCGCCAAGGGCAACGTGGTGCGGGCGGCGACCGAGGCGTTTGGCGGCATGCCTGCGCGTTTCGTGCCCGGGCATCCGATCGCCGGCTCCGAGCAGAGTGGGGTAGAGGCATCCAACGCCGAGCTGTTCCGTCGCCATAAAGTCATTCTGACGCCGTTGGACCAGACGGATCCGGCGGCGCTGGCGGTGGTGGATCGCCTGTGGCGCGAGCTGGGTGCCGATGTCGAGCACATGCAAGTCGAGCGACACGACGAAGTATTGGCCGCCACCAGCCATTTGCCGCACCTGCTGGCGTTCGGTCTGGTGGATTCATTGGCCAAACGCAATGAAAATCTTGAGATCTTCCGTTACGCTGCCGGCGGTTTCCGCGATTTCACGAGAATCGCGGGTAGCGACCCGGTCATGTGGCACGACATCTTCCTCGCCAACCGCGAAGCTGTCCTGCGCACACTCGATACATTTCGCAGCGATCTCGACGCCTTGCGCGACGCGGTCGATGCAGGGGACGGGCACCAATTGCTGGGCGTTTTCACACGCGCCAGGGTGGCCCGCGAGCATTTCAGTAAAATCCTGGCCCGTCGGGCCTATGTGGACGCTATGAACTCCAACGATCTGATTTTCCTGGCACAACCTGGTGGCTCCCTCAGTGGGCGGATTCGTGTACCGGGCGATAAATCGATTTCCCACCGCTCGATCATGCTCGGCTCCCTGGCCGAAGGCGTGACCGAGGTGGAAGGTTTCCTCGAGGGCGAAGATGCCCTGGCGACGCTGCAAGCGTTCCGCGACATGGGCGTGGTCATCGAAGGCCCGCACCACGGCCGCGTGACGATTCATGGTGTCGGCCTGCACGGCCTCAAGCCTGCGCCGGGCCCGATCTACCTGGGCAACTCCGGCACCTCGATGCGCCTGCTGTCCGGCCTGTTGGCCGCACAGGACTTCGACAGCACCCTGACCGGTGATGCCTCGCTGTCCAAGCGTCCAATGAACCGTGTCGCCAACCCGTTGCGGGAAATGGGCGCGGTGATCGAGACCGCGGCTGAAGGTCGCCCGCCGATGACCATTCGTGGTGGCAACAAGCTCAAGGGCCTGACCTACACCATGCCGATGGCCAGCGCCCAGGTGAAATCCTGCCTGCTGCTGGCCGGTCTCTACGCCGAAGGCAAGACCACCGTCACCGAGCCGGCCCCGACCCGCGACCACACCGAACGCATGCTGCGTGGCTTCGGCTACCCGGTCACCGTTGATGGCGCCACGGCGTCCGTTGAATCCGGCAACAAACTGACGGCGACCCACATCGAAGTGCCGGGCGATATTTCCTCGTCGGCATTCTTCCTGGTGGCGGCCTCGATCGCCGAGGGCTCCGACCTGGTGCTCGAGCACGTCGGCATCAACCCGACCCGTACCGGCGTCATCGACATCCTGCGCCTGATGGGCGCCGACATCACCCTGGAAAACCAGCGTGAAGTGGGCGGCGAGCCGGTGGCAGACTTGCGCGTACGAGCGGCTAAACTCAAGGGTATCGAAATTCCGGAAGCGCTGGTTCCCCTGGCGATCGACGAATTCCCGGTGCTGTTCGTCGCGGCTGCATGCGCAGAAGGCCGCACCGTGCTGACCGGCGCTGAAGAGCTGCGGGTCAAGGAATCCGATCGTATCCAGGTGATGGCGGACGGCCTGCTGGCGCTCGGCGTCAAGTGCGAACCGACGCCGGACGGTATCATCATCGACGGCGGCCAGATTGGCGGTGGCGAAGTCCATGGGCACGGCGACCACCGTATCGCCATGGCGTTCAGCGTTGCGTCCCTGCGCGCCAGCGCGCCGATCCGCATCCATGATTGCGCCAACGTCGCCACGTCGTTCCCGAATTTCCTGGCGCTGTGCGCGCAGGTTGGTATTCGAGTAGCACAAGAGGCACAGTCGTGA
- the hisC gene encoding histidinol-phosphate transaminase → MSGNFLALAQPGVQQLSPYVPGKPVDELARELDLDPASIVKLASNENPLGASPKALAAIRDELAELTRYPDGNGFALKSLLAERCGVELSQVTLGNGSNDILELVARAYLAPGLNAVFSEHAFAVYPIATQAVGADAHVVPAKDWGHDLPAMLAAIDANTRVVFIANPNNPTGTWFDAQALDDFLQDVPEHVLVVLDEAYIEYAEGSDLPDGLDFLAAYPNLLVSRTFSKAYGLASLRVGYGLSTAVVADVLNRVRQPFNVNSFALAAACAALQDEAYLAESRSLNETGMQQLEAGLRELGLGWIPSKGNFICVDVGRVAAPVYQGLLREGVIVRPVANYGMPNHLRVTVGLPAENSRFLEALSKVLARG, encoded by the coding sequence ATGAGTGGCAACTTCCTCGCACTGGCTCAGCCAGGCGTGCAACAACTCTCGCCTTACGTTCCGGGCAAGCCTGTGGACGAATTGGCTCGTGAGCTGGACCTTGATCCGGCCAGCATCGTCAAATTGGCGAGCAACGAGAACCCGCTGGGCGCGAGCCCCAAGGCGCTCGCGGCAATCCGCGACGAGCTGGCTGAGCTGACCCGTTATCCCGATGGCAACGGCTTTGCGCTGAAAAGCCTGCTGGCCGAACGCTGCGGCGTCGAGCTGAGCCAGGTCACGCTGGGTAACGGTTCCAACGATATTCTCGAGCTGGTTGCCCGTGCGTATTTGGCGCCAGGCCTCAACGCGGTGTTCAGCGAGCACGCGTTCGCGGTCTATCCGATTGCCACCCAGGCCGTCGGCGCCGATGCTCATGTGGTTCCAGCCAAGGATTGGGGGCATGACCTGCCGGCCATGTTGGCCGCCATCGACGCCAACACGCGCGTGGTCTTCATCGCCAACCCGAACAACCCGACCGGCACCTGGTTCGACGCCCAGGCCCTGGACGATTTCCTGCAAGACGTGCCCGAGCACGTGCTGGTGGTATTGGACGAGGCCTACATCGAATACGCCGAAGGCAGCGATTTGCCTGACGGTCTGGATTTCCTAGCTGCCTACCCGAACCTGCTGGTGTCGCGCACCTTCTCCAAGGCCTATGGCCTGGCGTCGCTGCGGGTTGGCTACGGCCTGTCCACCGCCGTGGTGGCCGATGTCCTGAACCGCGTGCGCCAACCGTTCAACGTCAACAGCTTCGCCCTGGCGGCCGCTTGCGCCGCATTGCAGGATGAAGCCTACCTGGCGGAAAGCCGTAGCCTGAACGAAACCGGCATGCAACAGTTGGAAGCCGGCTTGCGTGAGTTGGGCCTGGGCTGGATTCCTTCCAAGGGCAACTTCATTTGTGTCGACGTAGGTCGCGTCGCGGCGCCGGTCTATCAAGGGTTGTTGCGCGAAGGCGTGATCGTCCGTCCGGTAGCGAACTACGGCATGCCCAATCATCTGCGCGTCACCGTCGGCCTGCCGGCGGAAAACAGCCGTTTCCTGGAGGCGTTGAGCAAGGTCCTGGCTCGTGGTTGA
- the pheA gene encoding prephenate dehydratase, which translates to MSEQELKALRLRIDALDEKVLELISERARCAQEVARVKMASLAEGEVPVFYRPEREAQVLKRVMERNKGPLGNEEMARLFREIMSSCLALEQPLKVAYLGPEGTFTQAAAMKHFGHAVISKPMAAIDEVFREVAAGAVNFGVVPVENSTEGAVNHTLDSFLEHDMVICGEVELRIHHHLLVGENTKTDSISRIYSHAQSLAQCRKWLDAHYPNVERVAVSSNAEAAKRVKGEWNSAAIAGDMAAGLYGLTRLAEKIEDRPDNSTRFLMIGSQEVPPTGDDKTSIIVSMSNKPGALHELLVPFHDNGIDLTRIETRPSRSGKWTYVFFIDFVGHHRDPLVKGVLEKISQEAVALKVLGSYPKAVL; encoded by the coding sequence ATGTCTGAGCAAGAACTCAAGGCGCTGCGCCTGCGCATCGATGCCCTGGACGAAAAAGTCCTGGAACTGATCAGCGAGCGCGCGCGCTGCGCCCAGGAAGTCGCCCGGGTGAAGATGGCTTCCCTGGCCGAAGGCGAAGTCCCGGTGTTCTATCGCCCCGAGCGTGAAGCGCAGGTGCTCAAGCGTGTCATGGAGCGCAACAAGGGACCGCTGGGCAACGAAGAGATGGCGCGCTTGTTCCGCGAAATCATGTCTTCCTGCCTGGCCCTCGAGCAGCCGCTGAAAGTCGCCTACCTGGGGCCGGAAGGCACTTTCACCCAGGCTGCGGCCATGAAGCACTTCGGCCACGCCGTGATCAGCAAACCGATGGCGGCCATCGACGAAGTCTTCCGTGAAGTAGCCGCCGGCGCGGTGAATTTCGGCGTGGTGCCGGTGGAGAACTCCACCGAAGGCGCGGTCAACCACACGCTGGACAGCTTCCTCGAGCACGACATGGTGATCTGTGGCGAAGTCGAGCTGCGCATCCACCATCACCTGCTGGTGGGCGAGAACACCAAGACCGACAGCATCAGCCGGATCTACTCCCACGCCCAGTCCCTGGCCCAGTGCCGCAAGTGGCTGGACGCCCATTACCCGAACGTCGAGCGCGTCGCGGTATCGAGCAACGCCGAGGCGGCCAAGCGGGTCAAGGGTGAGTGGAACTCGGCGGCCATCGCCGGTGACATGGCGGCGGGCCTCTACGGCTTGACGCGCCTGGCCGAAAAAATCGAGGACCGTCCGGACAACTCCACGCGGTTCCTGATGATCGGCAGCCAGGAAGTACCGCCAACCGGCGACGACAAGACCTCGATCATCGTCTCCATGAGCAACAAGCCCGGCGCGCTTCATGAACTGTTGGTGCCGTTCCACGACAACGGTATCGATCTGACACGCATCGAGACCCGTCCGTCGCGCAGCGGTAAATGGACCTACGTGTTCTTCATCGATTTCGTCGGCCACCACCGCGATCCGCTGGTAAAAGGTGTGCTGGAGAAAATCAGTCAGGAAGCAGTGGCACTCAAGGTGCTGGGTTCCTACCCCAAGGCAGTTCTTTAA